Proteins encoded by one window of Candidatus Eisenbacteria bacterium:
- a CDS encoding aldehyde dehydrogenase family protein, with the protein MAGETGVTNYRNYVGGKWRETTTGRYVPNRNPANKEEILGKVPISSAAEAKEAVEEARKALPSWSQLPWPVRGNYLFKLVRLMEADKENLARLLTLEEGKTLKESLGEVQKSINIVEFIAGETRRASGETTPSEMPSTFSYTIRQPLGVVALITPWNFPVAIPCWKIVPAIAAGNTVVFKPATLTPSTAVRIVELIEEAGVPKGVVNLVFGSGGEVGEALIQDEAVKAVSFTGSNEVGSRVYQLGAKRGIKVQCEMGGKNPVIVLGDADLELAAEGTVQGAFGSTGQRCTATSRAIVVEKVADKFVDLVLSKSRSIKVGHGIDPTVQMGPSVDESQFKTVLSYIEIGKKEGAKLILGGNRITTPPLDKGNFAEVTIFDFVTPKMRIAKEEIFGPVLAIMRVKDLEEAIEVANDVIFGLSSSIYTNDGAAMFKFIEKIETGITHVNSPTVGGEAQLPFGGIKGTGIGTREQGKTALEFYTELKTVYIDYTGKKRDTSIY; encoded by the coding sequence ATGGCTGGTGAGACTGGAGTGACGAACTACAGGAACTACGTGGGCGGTAAGTGGCGCGAGACGACGACAGGAAGGTACGTACCGAATAGAAACCCAGCAAACAAGGAAGAGATTCTCGGCAAGGTTCCTATCTCGTCGGCTGCTGAGGCAAAGGAGGCAGTCGAGGAAGCAAGGAAAGCCCTTCCCTCCTGGTCTCAACTTCCCTGGCCGGTGAGGGGCAATTATCTCTTCAAACTGGTCCGGCTTATGGAAGCCGACAAGGAAAATCTCGCGAGACTCCTTACCCTCGAAGAGGGAAAAACACTCAAAGAGTCTCTGGGTGAAGTGCAGAAATCAATCAACATCGTCGAGTTCATCGCGGGTGAGACAAGAAGAGCCAGCGGGGAAACGACACCGTCCGAAATGCCAAGTACATTTTCCTACACGATCCGTCAGCCGCTCGGGGTTGTCGCGCTTATCACCCCGTGGAATTTTCCTGTTGCAATCCCATGCTGGAAGATAGTTCCTGCAATTGCCGCCGGAAACACAGTCGTTTTCAAACCCGCGACGTTAACGCCGTCGACGGCAGTGAGAATTGTTGAGCTTATCGAGGAGGCCGGTGTTCCCAAAGGAGTAGTGAATCTTGTTTTCGGTTCCGGCGGTGAAGTGGGAGAGGCGCTGATTCAGGATGAGGCGGTAAAAGCAGTCTCTTTCACGGGTTCCAATGAAGTTGGTTCAAGAGTATACCAGCTTGGTGCAAAGCGAGGAATAAAGGTTCAATGCGAAATGGGAGGAAAGAATCCCGTTATCGTGTTAGGGGATGCTGACCTTGAGCTCGCTGCAGAGGGAACTGTTCAAGGGGCGTTCGGTTCGACAGGCCAGAGGTGTACGGCGACGAGCAGGGCCATAGTCGTCGAAAAAGTCGCTGACAAGTTTGTTGATCTCGTGCTGAGCAAATCACGTTCCATCAAGGTCGGCCACGGTATTGACCCGACCGTTCAGATGGGACCCTCAGTCGACGAAAGCCAGTTCAAGACTGTCCTTTCATACATCGAGATAGGCAAGAAGGAAGGTGCGAAACTCATTCTCGGAGGAAACAGAATAACCACGCCTCCTCTTGACAAGGGCAATTTTGCCGAGGTGACGATCTTCGATTTTGTGACGCCGAAGATGAGGATTGCCAAAGAGGAGATTTTCGGGCCTGTCCTTGCAATAATGAGAGTCAAAGACCTTGAGGAAGCGATTGAGGTTGCAAACGATGTGATCTTCGGACTTTCTTCTTCAATCTATACAAACGACGGCGCAGCCATGTTCAAATTCATAGAAAAAATAGAGACAGGCATCACGCATGTAAATTCGCCCACAGTCGGCGGAGAGGCTCAACTGCCCTTTGGCGGAATCAAAGGAACCGGAATCGGGACAAGGGAGCAAGGGAAGACTGCACTCGAGTTCTACACCGAGCTCAAGACTGTTTACATAGACTATACGGGGAAGAAGAGGGATACGAGCATCTATTAG
- a CDS encoding nucleotidyltransferase domain-containing protein — translation MNADRKSGRKRNAKMYGHTAQMYGISEHMNTLAQLICSRVRAEIFRVLFGLRGGALHLREIQRQSRFAIGTVRQDIEKLVKLGLVTRRRDGNRVYYSANEKHPLYVEIRALVLKTVGLAEALSAALKADEIRCAFVFGSVASGTPTAESDIDLMVIGEIGLRKVSALLSGVGNRLGRDINPHVMSSAELRKRIREKEHFLTSVLASPRIFVVGSEHDLEAMVGKRLA, via the coding sequence ATGAACGCAGATCGGAAATCAGGGCGTAAGAGAAATGCAAAAATGTATGGCCATACCGCACAGATGTATGGTATAAGCGAACATATGAACACCTTAGCACAACTGATTTGTTCACGGGTGCGGGCGGAGATCTTCCGCGTTTTGTTCGGTCTCCGGGGCGGTGCGTTGCATCTGCGTGAGATCCAGAGACAGAGCCGGTTTGCCATCGGCACTGTGCGGCAGGATATTGAGAAACTGGTGAAGTTGGGGCTGGTGACGCGACGGCGGGACGGGAACCGAGTCTATTATTCGGCCAACGAAAAACATCCGCTCTATGTCGAAATCCGTGCGCTCGTACTCAAGACCGTCGGTCTGGCCGAAGCCTTGAGCGCGGCATTGAAGGCAGACGAAATCCGCTGCGCGTTCGTATTCGGTTCGGTGGCAAGCGGAACACCTACGGCGGAAAGCGACATTGACCTGATGGTCATCGGCGAAATCGGTTTGCGAAAAGTGTCCGCGCTCCTTTCCGGCGTGGGCAATCGGCTAGGACGCGACATCAACCCACATGTAATGAGTTCCGCCGAGTTAAGAAAGCGGATTCGTGAAAAAGAGCACTTTTTGACTTCGGTGCTGGCCTCGCCGAGGATATTCGTGGTGGGCTCAGAGCATGACCTTGAAGCAATGGTCGGAAAACGGCTGGCTTAG
- a CDS encoding DUF1016 N-terminal domain-containing protein has protein sequence MTYARGRSISYPDRNPDNPSRSSAGASQESGIRAERGGRIVHALSTQLLEEFGKGFSEKSLWYMTQFAGTFSNEKIVSALRRDLS, from the coding sequence ATGACCTATGCCCGGGGCCGTTCGATTTCGTATCCGGACAGGAATCCGGACAATCCGTCTAGGTCTTCAGCGGGTGCGTCCCAAGAATCGGGTATCCGGGCAGAGCGTGGCGGGCGGATTGTGCACGCACTGAGTACACAATTACTGGAAGAATTTGGTAAGGGATTCTCCGAAAAGAGCCTTTGGTATATGACCCAGTTTGCCGGGACTTTCTCGAACGAGAAGATTGTCTCGGCACTGCGGAGAGATTTGAGTTAA
- a CDS encoding CoA transferase, with protein MAAPEKNSSGSVEPRSPLDGVVILDLTRVLAGPYCTMILGDMGAEVIKVEPPGKGDDTRAWGPPFVDGESAYFLNINRNKKSITLNLKSEKGKEILRGLAKKADVLVENFRPGTMDDLGFSYESLSDLNPRLVYCGMSGFGRTGPQRERPGYDIVVQGESGLMSITGFPDGMPLRVGVAISDIVTGMFAVQGILLALFAREKTGKGQLVDISMLDSQVACLTYQAGIYYATGISPQRLGNRHPTIVPYETYQTNDGYVNIAVGNETLWAKFCDALDLGWLKDKEEFKTNSKRVQNYPILNEILVKELLKRSSTEIVEALSRAGVPCGSIKDLDAVFKDEQVVHRGMLKIVDHPKLGKIRTTGTPLKLSASGETPSLPPPLLGQHTEEILHKFLGYTEETIDSLRKAGAV; from the coding sequence ATGGCCGCACCTGAGAAAAACTCATCAGGAAGCGTGGAACCGAGGTCCCCATTGGATGGAGTCGTTATCCTCGATCTCACCAGGGTACTTGCCGGGCCTTATTGCACCATGATTCTTGGCGACATGGGCGCCGAGGTCATCAAGGTGGAACCTCCAGGCAAAGGAGATGACACGAGGGCATGGGGACCGCCGTTTGTGGACGGAGAGAGCGCCTATTTCCTCAACATAAACAGAAACAAAAAGAGTATCACGCTTAACCTGAAGAGCGAGAAGGGAAAGGAAATACTTCGCGGGCTGGCGAAGAAGGCGGATGTCCTCGTAGAGAACTTCAGGCCGGGAACAATGGACGACCTGGGTTTTTCCTACGAGAGTCTCTCCGATTTGAATCCGAGGCTGGTCTATTGCGGAATGTCCGGATTCGGCAGGACAGGTCCTCAAAGAGAGAGGCCGGGATACGACATCGTTGTGCAGGGCGAAAGCGGCCTCATGAGCATTACCGGCTTCCCGGACGGTATGCCTCTCAGGGTGGGCGTTGCAATCAGCGACATAGTGACCGGAATGTTTGCGGTGCAGGGAATCCTCCTTGCGCTTTTCGCAAGAGAAAAAACCGGAAAGGGCCAACTCGTTGATATTTCTATGCTCGATTCCCAGGTCGCATGCCTTACCTATCAGGCGGGAATCTACTATGCTACGGGAATCTCTCCGCAGAGATTGGGCAACAGGCATCCCACAATCGTTCCTTACGAGACCTACCAGACCAACGACGGCTATGTGAACATTGCAGTCGGAAACGAGACACTCTGGGCGAAGTTCTGCGATGCGCTCGATCTTGGATGGCTGAAAGATAAAGAGGAGTTCAAGACTAACTCAAAGCGCGTTCAGAACTACCCAATCCTCAACGAGATTCTTGTGAAAGAACTTCTGAAACGAAGTTCAACAGAGATTGTTGAAGCCCTCTCCCGTGCAGGTGTTCCATGCGGTTCCATTAAAGATCTCGATGCAGTCTTCAAAGATGAGCAGGTAGTTCATAGAGGAATGCTTAAGATAGTAGATCACCCGAAGCTGGGAAAGATCAGGACGACTGGCACCCCACTCAAGCTCTCTGCATCAGGAGAAACTCCCTCCCTCCCTCCCCCGCTTCTCGGCCAGCACACTGAAGAGATTCTCCACAAGTTCTTAGGATATACCGAGGAAACCATCGATTCCCTGAGAAAAGCTGGGGCTGTCTAG
- the radC gene encoding DNA repair protein RadC: MRTIKDMPEHSRPREKLREKGAPALTDEELVATILGVGTPGVDVRTIARQVAGLIREHKCNLKLDHLLEVPGMGLAKAAQILSAFELARRHLLKETVKIVCARDVLPLLVDIAGKKQEYFVCISLNGASEVIEKRVVTIGLLDKSPVHPREVFADVIADRAAAVVFAHNHPCGELRPSEADLHMHDQLTEAGKILGLRVLDHVIVTRKGYYSFQEAGLIRG; encoded by the coding sequence ATGAGAACCATCAAGGACATGCCTGAACACAGTCGCCCACGGGAGAAACTACGGGAGAAGGGTGCTCCTGCCCTCACGGACGAAGAGCTTGTCGCGACGATTCTTGGGGTGGGCACCCCCGGCGTCGACGTTCGAACGATTGCCCGGCAGGTCGCAGGTCTCATACGCGAGCACAAATGCAATCTGAAACTCGACCATCTGCTTGAGGTACCCGGTATGGGCCTTGCCAAGGCGGCGCAGATACTTTCTGCGTTTGAACTCGCTCGGCGTCACCTGCTCAAGGAGACGGTGAAGATTGTCTGCGCCCGGGATGTCTTGCCGCTCTTGGTCGACATCGCCGGGAAAAAGCAGGAGTACTTCGTTTGCATCTCGCTCAACGGTGCCAGCGAAGTCATAGAAAAGCGCGTGGTCACGATCGGTCTGCTTGACAAAAGCCCCGTCCATCCTCGCGAAGTGTTCGCCGATGTCATTGCCGACCGAGCGGCCGCCGTGGTCTTCGCTCACAACCACCCATGCGGAGAACTTCGGCCGAGTGAAGCCGACCTCCACATGCACGACCAACTGACCGAAGCCGGAAAAATACTCGGACTCCGTGTTCTGGATCACGTCATCGTGACGAGGAAAGGATACTACAGTTTTCAGGAGGCAGGGCTGATTAGAGGTTGA
- the hydA gene encoding dihydropyrimidinase, with protein sequence MAMVIKDGLVVTAQDSTKADVRIEGEKIAAVGQSISPQSGEPVIDARGKYVLPGGIDVHTHMELPFGGTVSADDFHSGTVAAAAGGTTTIIDFAIQGKGQSLRDTLDAWKKKAGGKAVIDYGFHVAIGEMTESIMNEMKSVVEGGCPSFKLFLAYKGLFQVDDGTLYKAFLRAKEIGALICIHAENGDIVDVLTKKLLAEGKTEPKYHAASRPPAVEAEATGRAIAIAAFAGAPVYIVHLTAKEALAKVREARARGEAAYAETCPQYLLLSSERYDEPNFGGAKYVMSPPLRPKEHNEALWQGLQKGDLQAVSTDHCPFNFKGQKDLGKASFNLIPNGLPGVETRLHLLYTEGVTKGRFSVNKFVDLVSTTPAKLFGLFPEKGTVQKESDADIVIFDPNKTFILSAKTHHQKVDYNPYEGFVSKGTVDTVISRGEVVFSDGSFLGKAGRGRFLKRKPFSAKNI encoded by the coding sequence ATAGCCATGGTTATCAAGGACGGGTTAGTGGTCACAGCCCAGGATTCCACCAAGGCGGATGTCAGAATCGAAGGAGAAAAGATAGCTGCAGTCGGACAGTCAATCTCCCCTCAGTCCGGCGAGCCCGTGATCGATGCCAGGGGGAAGTACGTACTTCCCGGAGGAATCGACGTCCACACGCACATGGAGCTCCCCTTTGGAGGAACTGTCTCGGCTGACGATTTCCACTCAGGAACAGTTGCCGCGGCGGCAGGAGGCACGACAACCATTATTGACTTTGCCATTCAGGGTAAGGGTCAGTCTCTTCGTGATACTCTGGATGCATGGAAGAAGAAAGCCGGAGGAAAGGCAGTCATTGACTACGGCTTTCATGTTGCGATTGGCGAAATGACAGAGAGCATCATGAATGAGATGAAGTCAGTAGTCGAAGGAGGATGCCCGAGTTTCAAGCTGTTTCTCGCTTACAAGGGCCTGTTCCAGGTGGATGACGGGACTCTCTACAAGGCTTTCCTCAGGGCGAAAGAGATAGGCGCTCTGATATGCATACATGCGGAAAACGGCGACATAGTTGATGTGTTGACCAAGAAACTTCTTGCCGAGGGAAAAACAGAGCCGAAGTATCACGCTGCCTCAAGACCTCCCGCAGTTGAAGCAGAGGCAACAGGAAGGGCAATAGCAATCGCCGCATTCGCAGGAGCGCCGGTTTACATAGTCCATTTGACTGCAAAAGAAGCGCTAGCCAAGGTCAGAGAAGCCAGGGCTCGCGGTGAAGCAGCGTACGCAGAAACATGCCCGCAGTACCTCCTTCTCTCCTCTGAAAGATACGACGAGCCGAATTTCGGCGGGGCGAAATATGTTATGTCACCGCCGCTCAGGCCAAAAGAACACAATGAGGCGTTGTGGCAAGGCCTTCAGAAAGGCGACCTGCAGGCAGTATCAACAGACCACTGTCCTTTCAATTTCAAGGGACAGAAGGACCTGGGAAAGGCCAGTTTCAATCTTATTCCTAACGGCCTGCCTGGAGTCGAAACCCGGCTTCACCTTCTTTACACGGAAGGCGTTACGAAGGGAAGGTTCTCCGTTAACAAGTTTGTCGATCTTGTCTCAACCACTCCTGCCAAGCTGTTTGGCCTTTTCCCAGAGAAAGGAACGGTCCAGAAAGAATCTGATGCCGATATCGTGATTTTTGACCCCAACAAGACGTTCATTCTGAGTGCAAAGACACATCATCAGAAGGTGGACTACAATCCCTATGAGGGATTCGTTTCAAAGGGAACTGTCGATACCGTCATATCCAGGGGCGAGGTTGTTTTCAGTGATGGCAGTTTCCTCGGGAAGGCCGGAAGAGGAAGATTCCTAAAGAGAAAGCCGTTCTCAGCGAAGAACATCTGA
- a CDS encoding class I SAM-dependent methyltransferase, producing the protein MGSLQLAVVRFSERFTVMGGSFAGWIDRVLAKPIRYLFETPGRLLKDYVKHGMTVLDVGCGEGYYSLGMAKLVRREGRVIAIDAQVEVIANLRRKAEKAGLSERIETRVCSEEDLGIRNLSGQVDFALAVYVIHHAKDAGSLMSDVHRALKPGGNLLVVEPGHHASAAEREATETAARTAGFALAEYPRLKRDWAVAFVKG; encoded by the coding sequence GTGGGGTCACTCCAGCTTGCAGTTGTCCGATTCAGCGAGAGGTTCACGGTGATGGGTGGTAGTTTTGCAGGATGGATTGACCGTGTCTTGGCGAAACCAATCAGGTATCTATTCGAGACTCCTGGGAGATTACTGAAAGATTACGTGAAACACGGTATGACCGTTCTGGATGTTGGCTGCGGTGAAGGCTATTACAGCTTGGGGATGGCCAAATTAGTCAGACGCGAGGGGCGAGTCATCGCGATCGATGCCCAGGTCGAGGTCATCGCAAATCTCAGAAGGAAGGCAGAGAAGGCGGGCCTTTCCGAACGAATTGAAACAAGAGTGTGCAGTGAGGAAGACCTTGGTATCCGAAACCTGAGCGGCCAGGTTGATTTCGCGCTGGCTGTCTATGTGATACACCATGCTAAGGATGCCGGCAGTCTCATGAGTGACGTGCACAGGGCTCTGAAACCAGGTGGCAACCTTCTGGTTGTCGAACCGGGACACCATGCCTCAGCAGCCGAGCGTGAAGCTACCGAGACTGCAGCACGAACTGCAGGCTTCGCACTGGCTGAGTACCCGAGGCTCAAACGCGACTGGGCAGTCGCTTTTGTGAAAGGTTGA